The following is a genomic window from Labeo rohita strain BAU-BD-2019 chromosome 15, IGBB_LRoh.1.0, whole genome shotgun sequence.
AAATTCATTAGACTTAAAACGAACACTAATATCGCATACCCAAAAGCCAGAGCGAAAACCCACCGGTATGACCtcagaaataaaaacacaagGCGACATGGTTTCTTTCGGTATGCGCTGCTCACCCTTTCACGTCTTTGAGTATCTAGGTGTGATTTGTCGTCTGTCCATTTGGACTGGCTATCCATAGATTCAGTCGACACTAAAAGTCCTTCAACTGGTCGGCACAAATGATTCCTTTAAATATCAGAAGTAAAACTCGTTCTTACATCAGTCCAACTTGTTCACCCGGTTCATCAAACTAGTTTTTAGTGTTGAACTGGTTCTCTTTGTAAAGTCCTTATTGACAGTGAGCTTGTGAACTTTCACCATGAATTAGTCTTTACTGTTATATTACAGGCGCTCGACGTGGCACCGGTACAAATGCGGGACATAGCTTTACACCCATGGGGCACTGTGTggtttgaaatgaaaacaaaatgacccATTTGatcaatgctttaaaaaaaaaaaaaaaaaatatatatatatataatatatatattaaatcaaatgtacATTCAGGTCCCAgccacattttcttggttaaataaaacaGTACTTAGActatctgaaaaagaaaacaattctactttatatttttacattaacaatgtaatcaatattctatttataaaAGCCATGCATGAATCTCACcaagtgtttttaagcattttacatttattaaaacaataacagcaacaatttaaacagtatattttatttttgaacttcTATTCAGCCATTCTTTGTAATAGGTAacttttagctattttttaattttctgggtcatcagtcatcaaagttcagtaaatattaatcacagacatggagatttactttaaatttcaccaagctgattactcactaaaaactcccacagatcatgttttcatgccattttaaatcttattttgatgtaacaaatgGCTCGTTTCCACTGAGCGGTATGggtcagtacagtacagtacagtgcGATTTGGGACGGCAGCTATACCCGATCTAGCTTGCGTTTCCACCACCAACAGTAGGAGAGCAGGGCACAACTTTACACTTTCTgactttctcagtttgtgtaaaaccACATGGGGTTCAcagtatacttttaaatatcCACACTTatctaatatttcatatttcacacttgtctaatacaaatatgtcactttgtttcataattacagtgtatatgtttttatttattttccccaaaaTAATGTAAGTGAACtctgacaacatgccccgtaggGGGGGAACATTGTAAATTCTAAAGGGCACCTTGTAATGTGAGCATAtgacaacttaaaatgttatctggtCTAATGAAAAAGATATTACAAGGcaaacttaaatattttgttaattaaataaaattatattgactttttcaaataaaataatggcgttttttaagaattaaagaTAATCCAATTTTGGAGTTTGACAATGAACACATTGCAACCATGCTTGGAGCGGCCCTGATcacaaaacacagctatacagcATAATTCAAAACAATGTGGGCAAATAGATGAAGAAACACATTTAGAtattcagaaaaacacagagtcacaacactcccctccctccacaCAGCTCTCACAGAATAGGAGACATGTAaatgagccaaaatgctttacctttcttgaaataaacttgaaataaatacTTCTGAAATATTGACTGTCCTTGTTTATTCACCTAAAAACTGATGAAAAATGTACTTCAGCCAAAAATTTACTtctgcttttgtaaaataaatgttcagtgATATCTTTAAAAGATTTCTGAAATTTcaagcatttttttcttataaaagaCTTTTATGAGCtttaagctctaatcatcaaaatgaaaagaaaacaaaaaaaaaacttttgcaatgttttacttttatgtaatgaatctagaatatatgaaagtttcagtttttgaaaaagaactttttcacaatattctaatttttttagatgcacctgtatatggatatagatgtgtgtgtgtgtgtgtgtgtgtgtgtgtatatatatatatatatatatatatatatatatatatgtagtattCTTGTAAAGACTACAGGgattatttgtacttttaaaattcatttgtcacattgcaaaaaaacaaaaagaacagcaaaattattttaaaaagtttaaaaagaaaaaaaaaaaaaaaaggagtttacttaataataattaataataacagcagGAACATGTTCTCATCTTCAGAATGCTGTGCGTGGAGCTGTGATTTTAAATACAGCAAACATTGATACACATGCAAAGGCATGCTTAAAATTTTCAGTGATTATAATTACACATTGTTGTGAACATCTGCTTATTACCTGCATGCTGATGACCAGTTCTTGtgtctttttaaatgtcaaactcCTCTATTATTTATAGAAAAACACAGTAGTATCACatctacatttattaataagacaCATTTTTAAGCTCAACGTCACAATTTAACCCCTTTGCACAAATGTGTGTcagtatatattattacaagGCTCTGCCATCTCAAACAACCTGTGATGTTCACTTGTGCGATGTGCAATGTCATAGGCAGTCTCTCCTGCACTGTTTTTCAGTCCTGCTTGTAGGGTGCGCTGTGACAGCAGTAGCTCAATTGTCTGCCCAGCTGTAGTATTTCCAGCAGCCAGTTGTAGGGGTGTGAGTCGCCCTGCTGTCATGGCATTGACCTCTGCCCCCCAATTCAAAAGACAGGAAGCTACAGTGGCATGACCCCAGCGGCAGGCACTATGTAGTGGCATCCAACCATCAGTAGTTCTTGCATGAAGATTCGCTCCAGCATTCAAAAGAGCAGAGACCACAGCATAATGGCCACTGTAAGCAGCACGGTGTAGAGGGGTGTAACCATCACTATCATGACAACTGGCAAGTGTTGGGTCCAAAGCAAGCAGATGTTCTACTGTGGCTAACTGTAAAAGAGagaaataatgaaacaaaaaaggttAGGAAAAACAAagatagaaaaataaatgaacggAAATGCATCAATACTTAATTTCTTCTTTGCCAAAAAGCAACTGATATTATAGAccagttttcatatttaaagcgTATTGAACACCACTGACCCACACATGAAACTTTTCAAGttttatactgattggacttgattaggaaagccacacacctgtctatataagaccttacagctcacagtgcatgtcagagcaaatgagaatcatgaggtcaaatgaactgcctgaagagctcagagacagaattgtggcaagccacagatctggccaaggttacaaaaaaatttctgctgcacttaaggttcctaagagcacagtggcctccaaaatccttaaatggaagacgttcgggacgaccagaacccttcctagagctggccgtctggccaaactgagctatcgggagagaagagccttggtgagagaggtaaagaagaacccaaagatcactgtgactgagctccagagatgcagtcgggagatgggagaaagttgtagaaagtcaaccatcactgcagccctccaccagtcggggctttatggcagagtggcccgacggaagcctctcctcagtgcaagacacatgaaagcccgcatggagtttgctaaaaaacacctgaagtactccaagatggtgagaaataagattctctggtctgatgagaccaagatagaactttttggccttaattctaagcggtatgtgtggagaaaaccaggcactgcttatcacctgtccaatacagtcccaacagtgaagcatggtggtggcagcatcatgctgtgggggtgtttttcagctgcagggacagaacgactggttgcaatcgaaggaaagatgaatgcagccaagtacagggatatcctggacgaaaaccttctccagagtgctcaggacctcagactgggccgaaggtttaccttccaacaagacaatgactctaagcacacagctaaaataacgaaggagtggcttcacaacaactctgtgactgttcttgaatggcccagccagagccctgacttaaacccaactgagcatctctggagagacctaaaaatggctgtccaccaacgtttaccatccaacctgacagaactggagaggatctgcaaggaagaatggcagaggatccccaaatccaggtgtgaaaaacttgttgcatctttcccaaaaagactcatggctgtattagatcaaaagggtgcttctactaaatactgagcaaagggtctgaatacttaggaccatgtgatatttcagtttttcttttttaataaatctgcaaaaatgtcaacaattctgtgtttttttgtcaatatggggttctgtgtgtacattaatgaggaaaaaaaatgaacttaaatgattttagcaaagggctgcaatataacaaagagtgaaaaatttaatgtttttatgaatgaatttatttatttatttatttatgaattttatgaatgtgtcagggcaaaacagcaaggagactacattaacgttttaataatttattgataaacaaATGCTATCTTTGTTTTctgcttaagagatgaagttggcgacactgacttgtcatctctgcagtttcatacagattacataatctgagaatatttgttttctatttgaattggttcatttaaaagtagaaattTCGCTCTCTATAGTCTACTCCATGCAGTGCGCATTGCAGAGCCATGGCACAGTGCAGCAGGAGTCACATTTCTCCAATCACATAAAGAGAGGCGCTTTCAGTGCAAGCACTTCGGGTGTACAGCCTGGTTTACTCGCCGTATCAGCACGAGCGCAAAGGTAAATTTCACCGGATTTCCTGTGCTCAGGGAGTAGGGTGCAAAGAACACTGTGTAGGGACGATGTCGATTGAAACACAATTCATTCATGGAGCCTGCTTCTAACAAGCTggttatctgaatcaggtgtgttaaataagagcGACATGCAAAATATGCTGAGCGGTTGTACGCaaggactggaattgagaaccactggtgtaGGCTTTGCCATGCctcataatatttgtttttgttaataaacgTTATGTAAGCTCGGTTGTCATTGtaactactgtgtgtgtgcacttggatgggttaaatgcagagcacaaattctgagtatttttatattttatatttgttatatttgggtcaccatacttggccagaTGTCACATCCAtttcttgttcttttttaaaatagcaaatCCAACATGACAAATAATTGTGGTAAAATTGTGATAATTGTGATATTTCtgagaaaatttttttttttgccatatcgcccacccctactTGTTCTCCATATGTACAAAGTTTTAACCTTACAACATACAGacataaaaagaagaaaaaaacaacaactgaaaaACATTTGTACCAGTAGGCCATTCAGACAGGCCGTTATTAACCACAGCAAAGATGGTGCATTCCATTTTTCTAAATCATACTGTTGCAGAGTTGTATGTAGAATGTCCTTATTCACAAAACAATTTTAGTCTCCTACAACAGAACCTACAATAcaatagaatttatttaatcagtGATGCCGTCTACACTGGACGTGACTCAACAAATCCCCAACAGTAAACTGACAACTCGTTTATGAGGTACTGATACAAAGTTCAAATGTTTTGCAACGGTCGTTTTGTCACGTCCAAAGTTGACAGAATCAAGCTGACACGGTGTAACAGCTGTTCTTGCGCCTAGTTCGGTTTTCATTTATGTTTGCACAATGTCTATCAGCCATGATTATTCTAGTCTGTTAATTAAAAAGCTGCTTATTTGCATATCCGCTTATTGTCTAAACTTGGGCCCCCCTGACTAAAGATGTTTTAAGCTGACTTCGTTATCGATTTAAACCTTTATTCGATTAATTGCACATGGGAAACTAAAccataatgagcctttaatatATAGCCCACCTGAACTCATTGGGCCGATTGCCAAAACCCCACTATACCTCCACATATTACTTTGtcacatatttaatttactttaaataacactaataactaataactaaGTAATGAAATTGCTACCAAATTAAACAGCGTGTGAGCAACTGGACACCCTGCACAGTGCTGACGAACTTGCTTGACAATTgtaactgaaatatatatttttgcatatttgtcaGACTGTTAGATTCAGATCAtcaaacaaattttaatattactcaAAGATAATGCAAGtaaatacaaaatgcagttttgatcatttcatttattaaaggaaaaaagCTGTTCAAACCTACCTGGATCTACGTGAAAAATGAATTGCCCCCTCCTGTTAAGTCATGATAAAACTGTGATTAACCACATTATTTTAGAAAGCGGAGTTAAATTTCACTAGCCACACATACTGCCAGACCTGTTGAATCAAGAAATCACTTAAATAGAACCTGTCTGACAAAGTGAAGCATGCTAAAAGATCTCAAAAAGCAACATATCATTCCGCAATCTAAAGAAATTCAAGAACAGATTACAAAACAAAGTAGTTGACATGTATCAGTCTGGAAAAGGTTTCAAAGGCATTTCTAAGAATTTGGTACTCAAGTGAACCACAGTAAGAGCCATTATTTACAAATGTAGAAAACTTGGAACAGTGGTGAACCTTCCAAGGAGTGGCCAGCCTACCAAAACACAATGACGACTTATCCACAAGGCCATAAAAGATAGTCTGGGGCTGCTTTGCAGCTTCAGGACCTGGACGACTTGCCATAATCGATGCAACCATGAATTCTGCACTATATCTGACTAGAAAATTCACTATATCTATAGAAAATTTTAtcaaattctattctattctaaaagCCATCAGTTTGTGACCTCGAGCTCAAGCGCACTtgggtcatt
Proteins encoded in this region:
- the ankrd49 gene encoding ankyrin repeat domain-containing protein 49 isoform X3; translation: MDFPEDFNQLDLLESHGHIIPVGTKSGWVDEEEGDDDETCHTEEWYQQQEFKLQDTPTELILWAAERNRLATVEHLLALDPTLASCHDSDGYTPLHRAAYSGHYAVVSALLNAGANLHARTTDGWMPLHSACRWGHATVASCLLNWGAEVNAMTAGRLTPLQLAAGNTTAGQTIELLLSQRTLQAGLKNSAGETAYDIAHRTSEHHRLFEMAEPCNNIY
- the ankrd49 gene encoding ankyrin repeat domain-containing protein 49 isoform X1, encoding MKQLWHQMSLSHSLTLKVGSVMDFPEDFNQLDLLESHGHIIPVGTKSGWVDEEEGDDDETCHTEEWYQQQEFKLQDTPTELILWAAERNRLATVEHLLALDPTLASCHDSDGYTPLHRAAYSGHYAVVSALLNAGANLHARTTDGWMPLHSACRWGHATVASCLLNWGAEVNAMTAGRLTPLQLAAGNTTAGQTIELLLSQRTLQAGLKNSAGETAYDIAHRTSEHHRLFEMAEPCNNIY
- the ankrd49 gene encoding ankyrin repeat domain-containing protein 49 isoform X2; this translates as MSLSHSLTLKVGSVMDFPEDFNQLDLLESHGHIIPVGTKSGWVDEEEGDDDETCHTEEWYQQQEFKLQDTPTELILWAAERNRLATVEHLLALDPTLASCHDSDGYTPLHRAAYSGHYAVVSALLNAGANLHARTTDGWMPLHSACRWGHATVASCLLNWGAEVNAMTAGRLTPLQLAAGNTTAGQTIELLLSQRTLQAGLKNSAGETAYDIAHRTSEHHRLFEMAEPCNNIY